A stretch of Geomonas oryzisoli DNA encodes these proteins:
- a CDS encoding bacteriohemerythrin: MFNTKWTSDLVVGIEDIDQCHKYVVEKINEAYDRFMTGPAPDGYIFDEILVYMAQCFDYEQMLMMDTCYPDFLAHRDEHEIFRQRMIDIRTPRTASASLSIDQLVILDHWVNHHIRECDAKLGAFVGDLSGGRCKTA, from the coding sequence ATGTTTAACACGAAATGGACCTCAGACCTGGTGGTCGGTATTGAAGACATCGATCAGTGTCACAAGTACGTGGTTGAGAAGATAAATGAAGCGTATGACCGCTTTATGACAGGCCCGGCTCCGGACGGGTACATCTTCGACGAGATCCTGGTGTACATGGCGCAGTGTTTCGACTACGAGCAGATGCTGATGATGGACACCTGCTATCCCGATTTCCTGGCGCACAGGGATGAACATGAGATCTTCAGGCAGAGGATGATAGACATCCGCACGCCTCGAACCGCGAGCGCCAGCCTGAGCATCGACCAACTGGTTATCCTGGACCATTGGGTCAATCACCACATCCGCGAATGCGATGCGAAGCTGGGGGCGTTCGTGGGGGACCTGTCAGGGGGGCGGTGCAAAACCGCTTGA